One Dunckerocampus dactyliophorus isolate RoL2022-P2 chromosome 18, RoL_Ddac_1.1, whole genome shotgun sequence genomic region harbors:
- the kcna7 gene encoding potassium voltage-gated channel subfamily A member 7 — protein MADPNKRGGSDGGEPGDKRVAEDEDKRAKDEHNKLEKESGQVVAPSRDVKRVKRRPPWKSGLALSERLAINVSGMRYETQLRTLAQYPDSLLGNARKRLRYFDPARNELFLDRSRVCFDAILYFYQSGGRLRRPANVPLDMFLDELRFYELGEDILDRFKEDEGFPKEEERPLPSGDLQRRLWMLFEYPESSSAARIIAIVSVLVIIISILIFCLETLPEFRNEREQRERFTSILHPAVANDSVVNPPTFAPFQDPFFIVETICICWFSFELIMRFTCSPSKMHFFKDVMNTIDFFAIIPYFVTLGTELAKDKGAQPSVSLALIRVIRLVRVFRIFKLSRHSKGLQILGQTLKASLRELALLIFFLFIGVILFSSAVYFAEVDRPDTAFTSIPEAFWWAVVSMTTVGYGDMYPETVGGKLVGSMCAIAGVLTISLPVPVIVSNFSYFYHREMERVDTTEYHHVPASLWEKDIQDDDDDDEEGDEGPEDTEEHAPLYERNSKALGDLSGMNFLLREPLVTQV, from the exons ATGGCGGACCCAAACAAGAGAGGCGGGAGTGATGGAGGTGAACCTGGAGACAAGCGTGTGGCCGAGGACGAGGACAAGCGGGCCAAAGACGAACACAACAAGCTGGAGAAGGAGAGCGGGCAAGTGGTGGCGCCGAGCAGGGACGTGAAGCGGGTCAAGCGGCGTCCTCCGTGGAAGAGCGGCTTGGCCCTGAGCGAGCGCCTGGCCATCAACGTGTCGGGGATGCGTTACGAGACACAGCTGCGCACTCTGGCTCAGTACCCCGACTCCCTGCTGGGAAACGCCCGCAAACGTCTTCGCTACTTCGACCCGGCCCGGAATGAGCTCTTCCTGGACAGGAGCCGGGTCTGCTTCGACGCCATCCTGTACTTCTACCAGTCGGGAGGGAGACTGCGAAGGCCCGCCAACGTGCCCTTGGACATGTTTCTGGACGAGCTTCGCTTCTACGAGCTGGGGGAGGACATCCTGGACCGCTTCAAAGAGGACGAAGGCTTCccaaaggaggaggagagacCTCTCCCCAGCGGCGACCTGCAGCGACGCCTCTGGATGCTCTTTGAGTACCCAGAGTCCTCCAGTGCTGCTCGCATCATTGCCATCGTCAGCGTCCTGGTCATCATCATCTCCATTCTCATCTTCTGCCTGGAGACTCTGCCCGAGTTCAGGAACGAGAGGGAACAGAGGGAG AGATTCACCAGCATTCTTCACCCTGCGGTGGCCAACGATAGCGTCGTGAACCCTCCGACCTTCGCTCCCTTCCAGGACCCCTTCTTCATCGTGGAGACCATCTGCATCTGCTGGTTCTCCTTTGAGCTCATCATGCGCTTCACCTGCTCCCCCAGCAAGATGCACTTCTTCAAGGACGTCATGAACACCATCGACTTCTTCGCCATCATTCCCTACTTTGTCACGCTGGGCACGGAGCTGGCCAAGGACAAGGGGGCGCAGCCCTCCGTGTCGCTGGCCCTCATCAGGGTCATCCGGCTGGTGAGGGTCTTCAGGATCTTCAAGCTGTCTCGCCACTCAAAGGGTCTCCAGATCCTGGGCCAGACTCTTAAAGCCAGCCTGCGCGAGCTGGCCTTgctcatcttcttcctcttcatcgGGGTCATCCTCTTCTCCAGCGCCGTCTACTTTGCAGAGGTGGACCGCCCGGACACGGCCTTCACCAGCATCCCCGAGGCCTTCTGGTGGGCCGTGGTGTCCATGACGACGGTCGGCTACGGAGACATGTACCCAGAGACTGTGGGCGGGAAGCTGGTGGGCTCCATGTGCGCAATCGCCGGGGTGCTCACCATCTCTCTGCCCGTGCCGGTCATCGTGTCCAACTTCAGCTACTTCTACCACCGAGAGATGGAGCGAGTGGACACCACAGAGTACCACCATGTCCCCGCCTCCCTCTGGGAGAAGGACATCCAggacgacgatgatgatgatgaagagggAGACGAAGGGCCTGAGGACACAGAGGAGCACGCGCCGCTGTACGAAAGGAACAGCAAAGCACTGGGAGATCTGAGCGGGATGAACTTTCTCCTCAGAGAACCTCTGGTCACTCAGGTGTGA